One segment of Neodiprion fabricii isolate iyNeoFabr1 chromosome 1, iyNeoFabr1.1, whole genome shotgun sequence DNA contains the following:
- the LOC124188090 gene encoding protein bicaudal D isoform X2 — protein sequence MAAADGATADELRAEIERLSRELDLASTEKVQSAQYGLALLEEKSTLQQRCDNLETLYENARHDLEITQEALAKFHTTTKLTTKSGIEQEESLLSESAARETSLQVQILELENETKLLRHELERVQAERDHSLQEREDESQDYHHAESERKQLRGEIKECKFREARLLQDYSELEEENISLQKQVSVLRSSQVEFEGAKHEIRRLTEDVDLLNSQVEELTSLKKIAEKQMEDALESLQAEREAKYALKKELDQRINSESIYNLSNLAYSIRGITDDQAMCSDGEDDSPALRRIVADLKQEPGTPVDGKQVDLFSEIHLNELKKLEKQLEQAESDKALLTQNLRESQAAVEKSQGELQSFVSRIVHLAAHVQSLHHLHSKLPKTQNEETALDKMTQAIVQYHQWSTMSAREVEQLQKDLVDLEKGLTMSDSTQQLRSELTNLKNKLLDTEHKSLELQSDISILSELAADAGSSLDSAQNDLQTISDELAQLYHHVCTVNGETPSRVLLDHEKIVPEKENAKIELLRARLKTDVKIRDLESLSEAKEIGKHIETVGDQIKHLKNAVEHTIELSKIKGMRVNMTEANDSKEEITDLQEQVIKLKALLSTKREQIATLRTVLKSNKNTAEVALTNLKSKYENEKSIVSETMMKLRNELRLLKEDAATFSSLRAMFAARCEEYVTQVDELERQLAADQDEKKTLNQLLRLAVQQKLGLTQRLEELEVDREMRNARRHAIGGNGRGKTRFPPPANRTHQSRDFF from the exons ATGGCTGCCGCTGACGGAGCCACGGCCGACGAACTCAGGGCCGAAATCGAGAGGCTGTCGAGGGAACTTGATCTAGCATCAACCGAGAAGGTACAATCAGCCCAGTACGGACTCGCCCTTCTTGAGGAGAAATCAACCCTGCAGCAGAGGTGCGACAACCTCGAAACGCTCTATGAAAACGCCAGGCACGATCTCGAGATTACGCAAGAG GCTCTCGCAAAATTTCACACGACAACAAAGTTAACTACAAAAAGTGGCATTGAACAGGAAGAAAGTCTTCTCAGTGAAAGCGCAGCCCGAGAAACATCTCTGCAAGTTCAGATACTTGAGttggaaaatgaaacgaaattg TTGCGACATGAGTTGGAACGCGTTCAAGCTGAGCGAGATCATTCGCTGCAAGAACGCGAAGACGAGAGCCAGGATTACCATCATGCGGAATCGGAGAGAAAACAGCTCCGCGGAGAGATCAAAGAGTGTAAATTCAGGGAGGCGAGACTTCTTCAGGACTATTCGGAGCTAGAGGAGGAAAATATATCCCTGCAAAAGCAGGTCTCGGTTCTGAGATCAAGTCAGGTTGAATTTGAAGGTGCTAAACACGAGATAAGGAGGCTCACGGAGGACGTCGACTTGCTGAACAGCCAAGTGGAGGAACTCacgagtttgaaaaagattGCTGAAAAACAGATGGAGGACGCGCTGGAATCCTTGCAGGCTGAGCGCGAAGCAAAATATGCCTTGAAAAAGGAACTGGATCAACGCATCAACAGCGAGTCGATCTATAACCTTAGTAACTTGGCATATTCCATCAGAGGTATCACCGACGATCAAGCTATGTGTAGCGACGGTGAAGACGACTCTCCTGCCTTGAGGAGGATCGTCGCAGACTTGAAACAAGAACCCGGTACACCAGTAGACGGAAAGCAGGTCGATCTGTTCTCAGAGATTCATCTAAACGAGCTTAAGAAGCTCGAAAAACAACTCGAACAAGCCGAAAGCGACAAGGCGCTGCTTACTCAAAATTTAAGGGAATCTCAAGCCGCTGTCGAGAAAAGCCAAGGGGAACTACAGTCCTTCGTTTCCAGGATCGTCCATCTCGCTGCACATGTACAATCTCTGCATCACCTTCACTCAAAATTGCCGAAGACGCAGAACGAGGAAACTGCATTGGATAAAATGACTCAg GCGATAGTGCAATATCATCAATGGAGCACAATGTCTGCACGCGAGGTAGAGCAACTTCAAAAAGATTTGGTAGATCTAGAAAAGGGTCTGACTATGTCCGATTCCACTCAGCAACTCAGATCGGAGCTCACTAATCTTAAAAATAAG CTTCTAGACACCGAGCACAAGAGTTTGGAGTTACAATCCGATATTTCAATCCTTTCCGAACTGGCAGCTGATGCGGGAAGTTCCCTTGATTCAGCTCAAAATGATCTTCAAACAATTTCCGACGAGTTAGCTCAATTATATCATCATGTGTGTACCGTCAATGGCGAAACACCATCCAGAGTTCTTCTTGATCATGAGAAGATCGTTCCTGAGAAGGAAAATGCCAAGATTGAACTCTTGAGAGCACGTTTGAAAACGGATGTTAAAATCAGAGATTTGGAAAGCCTTAGCGAGGCTAAGGAAATCGGTAAACATATCGAGACTGTTGGGGACCAAATCAAGCATCTCAAAAATGCTGTCGAACACACAATCGAGCTTTCGAAAATCAAGGGAATGAGAGTGAATATGACGGAAg CCAATGATAGTAAAGAAGAAATTACCGATCTTCAAGAACAAGTGATCAAGTTGAAGGCACTTTTGTCAACGAAACGTGAACAGATTGCGACACTTCGCACCGTTCTAAAGTCCAACAAAAATACAGCTGAAGTTGCTCTTACAAACTTGAAGAGCAAGTACGAGAATGAGAAGAGTATCGTCAGCGAGACAATGATGAAACTTAGAAACGAACTCCGACTCCTCAAAGAAGACGCTGCTACATTTTCAA GTCTACGAGCGATGTTTGCTGCGAGGTGCGAAGAGTACGTCACTCAAGTGGATGAATTGGAGCGTCAGCTGGCAGCTGATCAGGATGAAAAGAAGACGCTGAATCAACTGTTGCGGCTTGCCGTACAGCAGAAATTGGGTCTTACTCAAAGACTGGAAGAATTAGAGGTAGACAGAGAGATGCGCAATGCCAGAAGACACGCGATCGGTGGAAACGGACGTGGCAAGACACGTTTTCCACCACCGGCGAACCGCACCCATCAGAGTAGAGATTTTTTctag
- the LOC124188090 gene encoding protein bicaudal D isoform X1, which yields MAAADGATADELRAEIERLSRELDLASTEKVQSAQYGLALLEEKSTLQQRCDNLETLYENARHDLEITQEALAKFHTTTKLTTKSGIEQEESLLSESAARETSLQVQILELENETKLLRHELERVQAERDHSLQEREDESQDYHHAESERKQLRGEIKECKFREARLLQDYSELEEENISLQKQVSVLRSSQVEFEGAKHEIRRLTEDVDLLNSQVEELTSLKKIAEKQMEDALESLQAEREAKYALKKELDQRINSESIYNLSNLAYSIRGITDDQAMCSDGEDDSPALRRIVADLKQEPGTPVDGKQVDLFSEIHLNELKKLEKQLEQAESDKALLTQNLRESQAAVEKSQGELQSFVSRIVHLAAHVQSLHHLHSKLPKTQNEETALDKMTQAIVQYHQWSTMSAREVEQLQKDLVDLEKGLTMSDSTQQLRSELTNLKNKIPPSEQSLRKKLLDTEHKSLELQSDISILSELAADAGSSLDSAQNDLQTISDELAQLYHHVCTVNGETPSRVLLDHEKIVPEKENAKIELLRARLKTDVKIRDLESLSEAKEIGKHIETVGDQIKHLKNAVEHTIELSKIKGMRVNMTEANDSKEEITDLQEQVIKLKALLSTKREQIATLRTVLKSNKNTAEVALTNLKSKYENEKSIVSETMMKLRNELRLLKEDAATFSSLRAMFAARCEEYVTQVDELERQLAADQDEKKTLNQLLRLAVQQKLGLTQRLEELEVDREMRNARRHAIGGNGRGKTRFPPPANRTHQSRDFF from the exons ATGGCTGCCGCTGACGGAGCCACGGCCGACGAACTCAGGGCCGAAATCGAGAGGCTGTCGAGGGAACTTGATCTAGCATCAACCGAGAAGGTACAATCAGCCCAGTACGGACTCGCCCTTCTTGAGGAGAAATCAACCCTGCAGCAGAGGTGCGACAACCTCGAAACGCTCTATGAAAACGCCAGGCACGATCTCGAGATTACGCAAGAG GCTCTCGCAAAATTTCACACGACAACAAAGTTAACTACAAAAAGTGGCATTGAACAGGAAGAAAGTCTTCTCAGTGAAAGCGCAGCCCGAGAAACATCTCTGCAAGTTCAGATACTTGAGttggaaaatgaaacgaaattg TTGCGACATGAGTTGGAACGCGTTCAAGCTGAGCGAGATCATTCGCTGCAAGAACGCGAAGACGAGAGCCAGGATTACCATCATGCGGAATCGGAGAGAAAACAGCTCCGCGGAGAGATCAAAGAGTGTAAATTCAGGGAGGCGAGACTTCTTCAGGACTATTCGGAGCTAGAGGAGGAAAATATATCCCTGCAAAAGCAGGTCTCGGTTCTGAGATCAAGTCAGGTTGAATTTGAAGGTGCTAAACACGAGATAAGGAGGCTCACGGAGGACGTCGACTTGCTGAACAGCCAAGTGGAGGAACTCacgagtttgaaaaagattGCTGAAAAACAGATGGAGGACGCGCTGGAATCCTTGCAGGCTGAGCGCGAAGCAAAATATGCCTTGAAAAAGGAACTGGATCAACGCATCAACAGCGAGTCGATCTATAACCTTAGTAACTTGGCATATTCCATCAGAGGTATCACCGACGATCAAGCTATGTGTAGCGACGGTGAAGACGACTCTCCTGCCTTGAGGAGGATCGTCGCAGACTTGAAACAAGAACCCGGTACACCAGTAGACGGAAAGCAGGTCGATCTGTTCTCAGAGATTCATCTAAACGAGCTTAAGAAGCTCGAAAAACAACTCGAACAAGCCGAAAGCGACAAGGCGCTGCTTACTCAAAATTTAAGGGAATCTCAAGCCGCTGTCGAGAAAAGCCAAGGGGAACTACAGTCCTTCGTTTCCAGGATCGTCCATCTCGCTGCACATGTACAATCTCTGCATCACCTTCACTCAAAATTGCCGAAGACGCAGAACGAGGAAACTGCATTGGATAAAATGACTCAg GCGATAGTGCAATATCATCAATGGAGCACAATGTCTGCACGCGAGGTAGAGCAACTTCAAAAAGATTTGGTAGATCTAGAAAAGGGTCTGACTATGTCCGATTCCACTCAGCAACTCAGATCGGAGCTCACTAATCTTAAAAATAAG ATCCCTCCGTCAGAGCAGAGTCTCCGAAAAAAG CTTCTAGACACCGAGCACAAGAGTTTGGAGTTACAATCCGATATTTCAATCCTTTCCGAACTGGCAGCTGATGCGGGAAGTTCCCTTGATTCAGCTCAAAATGATCTTCAAACAATTTCCGACGAGTTAGCTCAATTATATCATCATGTGTGTACCGTCAATGGCGAAACACCATCCAGAGTTCTTCTTGATCATGAGAAGATCGTTCCTGAGAAGGAAAATGCCAAGATTGAACTCTTGAGAGCACGTTTGAAAACGGATGTTAAAATCAGAGATTTGGAAAGCCTTAGCGAGGCTAAGGAAATCGGTAAACATATCGAGACTGTTGGGGACCAAATCAAGCATCTCAAAAATGCTGTCGAACACACAATCGAGCTTTCGAAAATCAAGGGAATGAGAGTGAATATGACGGAAg CCAATGATAGTAAAGAAGAAATTACCGATCTTCAAGAACAAGTGATCAAGTTGAAGGCACTTTTGTCAACGAAACGTGAACAGATTGCGACACTTCGCACCGTTCTAAAGTCCAACAAAAATACAGCTGAAGTTGCTCTTACAAACTTGAAGAGCAAGTACGAGAATGAGAAGAGTATCGTCAGCGAGACAATGATGAAACTTAGAAACGAACTCCGACTCCTCAAAGAAGACGCTGCTACATTTTCAA GTCTACGAGCGATGTTTGCTGCGAGGTGCGAAGAGTACGTCACTCAAGTGGATGAATTGGAGCGTCAGCTGGCAGCTGATCAGGATGAAAAGAAGACGCTGAATCAACTGTTGCGGCTTGCCGTACAGCAGAAATTGGGTCTTACTCAAAGACTGGAAGAATTAGAGGTAGACAGAGAGATGCGCAATGCCAGAAGACACGCGATCGGTGGAAACGGACGTGGCAAGACACGTTTTCCACCACCGGCGAACCGCACCCATCAGAGTAGAGATTTTTTctag
- the LOC124188090 gene encoding protein bicaudal D isoform X3: protein MAAADGATADELRAEIERLSRELDLASTEKVQSAQYGLALLEEKSTLQQRCDNLETLYENARHDLEITQEALAKFHTTTKLTTKSGIEQEESLLSESAARETSLQVQILELENETKLLRHELERVQAERDHSLQEREDESQDYHHAESERKQLRGEIKECKFREARLLQDYSELEEENISLQKQVSVLRSSQVEFEGAKHEIRRLTEDVDLLNSQVEELTSLKKIAEKQMEDALESLQAEREAKYALKKELDQRINSESIYNLSNLAYSIRGITDDQAMCSDGEDDSPALRRIVADLKQEPGTPVDGKQVDLFSEIHLNELKKLEKQLEQAESDKALLTQNLRESQAAVEKSQGELQSFVSRIVHLAAHVQSLHHLHSKLPKTQNEETALDKMTQAIVQYHQWSTMSAREVEQLQKDLVDLEKGLTMSDSTQQLRSELTNLKNKIPPSEQSLRKKLLDTEHKSLELQSDISILSELAADAGSSLDSAQNDLQTISDELAQLYHHVCTVNGETPSRVLLDHEKIVPEKENAKIELLRARLKTDVKIRDLESLSEAKEIGKHIETVGDQIKHLKNAVEHTIELSKIKGMRVNMTEANDSKEEITDLQEQVIKLKALLSTKREQIATLRTVLKSNKNTAEVALTNLKSKYENEKSIVSETMMKLRNELRLLKEDAATFSILTDVSLLMLTCTSIDFMVALVMCFRQYCYAMY, encoded by the exons ATGGCTGCCGCTGACGGAGCCACGGCCGACGAACTCAGGGCCGAAATCGAGAGGCTGTCGAGGGAACTTGATCTAGCATCAACCGAGAAGGTACAATCAGCCCAGTACGGACTCGCCCTTCTTGAGGAGAAATCAACCCTGCAGCAGAGGTGCGACAACCTCGAAACGCTCTATGAAAACGCCAGGCACGATCTCGAGATTACGCAAGAG GCTCTCGCAAAATTTCACACGACAACAAAGTTAACTACAAAAAGTGGCATTGAACAGGAAGAAAGTCTTCTCAGTGAAAGCGCAGCCCGAGAAACATCTCTGCAAGTTCAGATACTTGAGttggaaaatgaaacgaaattg TTGCGACATGAGTTGGAACGCGTTCAAGCTGAGCGAGATCATTCGCTGCAAGAACGCGAAGACGAGAGCCAGGATTACCATCATGCGGAATCGGAGAGAAAACAGCTCCGCGGAGAGATCAAAGAGTGTAAATTCAGGGAGGCGAGACTTCTTCAGGACTATTCGGAGCTAGAGGAGGAAAATATATCCCTGCAAAAGCAGGTCTCGGTTCTGAGATCAAGTCAGGTTGAATTTGAAGGTGCTAAACACGAGATAAGGAGGCTCACGGAGGACGTCGACTTGCTGAACAGCCAAGTGGAGGAACTCacgagtttgaaaaagattGCTGAAAAACAGATGGAGGACGCGCTGGAATCCTTGCAGGCTGAGCGCGAAGCAAAATATGCCTTGAAAAAGGAACTGGATCAACGCATCAACAGCGAGTCGATCTATAACCTTAGTAACTTGGCATATTCCATCAGAGGTATCACCGACGATCAAGCTATGTGTAGCGACGGTGAAGACGACTCTCCTGCCTTGAGGAGGATCGTCGCAGACTTGAAACAAGAACCCGGTACACCAGTAGACGGAAAGCAGGTCGATCTGTTCTCAGAGATTCATCTAAACGAGCTTAAGAAGCTCGAAAAACAACTCGAACAAGCCGAAAGCGACAAGGCGCTGCTTACTCAAAATTTAAGGGAATCTCAAGCCGCTGTCGAGAAAAGCCAAGGGGAACTACAGTCCTTCGTTTCCAGGATCGTCCATCTCGCTGCACATGTACAATCTCTGCATCACCTTCACTCAAAATTGCCGAAGACGCAGAACGAGGAAACTGCATTGGATAAAATGACTCAg GCGATAGTGCAATATCATCAATGGAGCACAATGTCTGCACGCGAGGTAGAGCAACTTCAAAAAGATTTGGTAGATCTAGAAAAGGGTCTGACTATGTCCGATTCCACTCAGCAACTCAGATCGGAGCTCACTAATCTTAAAAATAAG ATCCCTCCGTCAGAGCAGAGTCTCCGAAAAAAG CTTCTAGACACCGAGCACAAGAGTTTGGAGTTACAATCCGATATTTCAATCCTTTCCGAACTGGCAGCTGATGCGGGAAGTTCCCTTGATTCAGCTCAAAATGATCTTCAAACAATTTCCGACGAGTTAGCTCAATTATATCATCATGTGTGTACCGTCAATGGCGAAACACCATCCAGAGTTCTTCTTGATCATGAGAAGATCGTTCCTGAGAAGGAAAATGCCAAGATTGAACTCTTGAGAGCACGTTTGAAAACGGATGTTAAAATCAGAGATTTGGAAAGCCTTAGCGAGGCTAAGGAAATCGGTAAACATATCGAGACTGTTGGGGACCAAATCAAGCATCTCAAAAATGCTGTCGAACACACAATCGAGCTTTCGAAAATCAAGGGAATGAGAGTGAATATGACGGAAg CCAATGATAGTAAAGAAGAAATTACCGATCTTCAAGAACAAGTGATCAAGTTGAAGGCACTTTTGTCAACGAAACGTGAACAGATTGCGACACTTCGCACCGTTCTAAAGTCCAACAAAAATACAGCTGAAGTTGCTCTTACAAACTTGAAGAGCAAGTACGAGAATGAGAAGAGTATCGTCAGCGAGACAATGATGAAACTTAGAAACGAACTCCGACTCCTCAAAGAAGACGCTGCTACATTTTCAA TATTAACAGACGTTTCTTTACTAATGCTGACCTGTACCTCGATAGATTTTATGGTCGCACTGGTCATGTGCTTTCGGCAATACTGTTACGCTATGTACTAG